From Theileria annulata chromosome 1, complete sequence, *** SEQUENCING IN PROGRESS ***, one genomic window encodes:
- a CDS encoding methionyl-tRNA synthetase, putative (Tap465h02.q1ca.C.cand.4 - score = 15.47;~SMART pfam:tRNA-synt_1 (PF00133) at aa 57-468, E()=2.10e-05), protein MQILFYIVNVSLKFTKTLFFYLFILKNSISFRNPNSFERSFSYLTQSPVHLNLNTKFSLNLFSKTDQRYLITSPLFYLNGPPHLGHAYTLVSSDVLKRFLILSGYECKLLVGTDEHGSKIKLTSSNLGYSPKQYVNLMRNHYYELYKQYDISPDIVVHTSENDHKSKVKDVFNSFVRSGFIYRGLHKGYFSPKEDLYYTESKLIDGKSPLGFEVSQVNEPAYFFKLSSWREKLIDFFKESVIKPNHSLIEVRKSLESDLNDIAISRSNCDWGIPINIMNNGETDQNETVCNETVCNETVSNETVYVWFDALLGYLTHFNSFPQLQDQELKNLKLIHVIGKDILTFHSLLWPSILMALDIQVPIKLLVHGWLLNKGEKISKSLGNVSNLEPQLSDVSRFALMSLGDFSSDFEFDSSIFDNSIKILRNKFANTFYRITSLLHNHKLDSVLPTNTDHELINKFHLYTVNITKYMESFRIDKYIQVLMEMSSEVNRFIELNQIWTMGTCELLQISWLLCTLLFYISVYLSPITPKLSNDMISRLNPQLNQNTISPSFNIFNNIQHISYYPQHLNILI, encoded by the coding sequence ATGCAGATTCTGTTTTATATTGTGAACGTGAGTTTGAAATTTACTAAAACTTTGTTTTTCTACTTGTTTATACTTAAAAATTCTATTTCCTTTAGGAATCCAAATTCTTTTGAAAGGAGTTTCTCATATTTAACACAATCTCCAGTTCATCTCAATTTAAATACTAAATTTTCACTAAACTTATTCTCTAAAACTGATCAAAgatatttaataacttctccattattttatttgaatGGACCACCTCATTTAGGTCATGCTTACACATTAGTTTCTTCAGATGTCCTTAAGAGGTTTCTTATACTCAGTGGCTACGAATGTAAATTACTTGTTGGTACTGATGAACATGGTTCTAAGATAAAGTTAACTTCTTCTAATCTCGGTTATTCTCCTAAACAGTACGTTAATTTAATGAGAAATCACTATTACGAGCTGTATAAACAGTATGACATATCTCCTGACATAGTAGTTCACACCTCTGAAAATGATCATAAATCCAAGGTTAAAGATGTATTTAACTCTTTTGTTAGGTCTGGTTTTATTTACAGAGGGTTACACAAGGGTTACTTCTCTCCTAAGGAAGATTTGTATTACACTgaatcaaaattaattgatgGGAAATCACCTTTAGGTTTTGAAGTATCACAAGTAAATGAACCGGcatattttttcaaattaagCTCTTGGAGAGagaaattaattgatttctTCAAGGAATCTGTGATTAAACCTAATCATTCACTTATTGAGGTTAGAAAATCTTTAGAATCAgatttaaatgatattgCCATTAGTAGATCCAATTGTGATTGGGGAATACCAATCAATATTATGAATAACGGTGAGACAGACCAGAATGAAACAGTCTGTAATGAAACAGTCTGTAATGAAACAGTCTCGAATGAAACAGTTTATGTATGGTTTGATGCACTTTTGGGTtatttaacacattttaattcatttccCCAATTACAAGATCAAgaattaaagaatttaaaattaattcatgTGATTGGTAAAGACATTTTAACATTTCATAGTTTGTTATGGCCATCAATATTAATGGCATTAGATATACAAGTAcctattaaattattagttcATGGTTGGTTATTGAATAAAGGtgaaaaaatttcaaagtCTCTTGGGAATGTTTCCAATTTGGAACCTCAGTTAAGTGATGTTTCTAGATTTGCTCTCATGAGTTTGGGTGACTTTAGTTCTgattttgaatttgattcttctatttttgataattcAATAAAAATCCTTAGGAACAAATTTGCCAATACTTTCTACAGAATCACATCATTATTACATAATCATAAATTGGACTCCGTATTACCAACTAACACTGATcatgaattaattaacaaatttcATCTCTATACAGTTAATATTACCAAGTATATGGAATCATTTAGAATTGACAAGTATATACAAGTTTTAATGGAAATGTCATCTGAAGTGAATCGATTTATTGAGTTGAATCAGATTTGGACCATGGGAACTTGTgaattattacaaatttctTGGTTACTTTGTAcacttttattttatatatctGTTTATTTGAGTCCAATAACTCCTAAATTATCCAATGATATGATTTCACGATTAAATCCACAACTCAATCAAAATACAATATCTCcttcatttaatatttttaacaatATACAACACATTTCTTATTATCCTCAACATCTTAATATcttaatttaa
- a CDS encoding uncharacterized protein (Tap465h02.q1ca.cand.22 - score = 16.94): MRNIQIRYITIWRINKPKDKYDRIINEKLYPRNENNITKLWNGIKKNILIDSKNPDEETEKYFQFSVQKLMESPGRFTFRKFYNYLQELCMELKLIGKNTLPEEQITGTFLQLKNQYNMMSYLTDEEFESDNHKIFTFETKKLISNSLNVDIKDVDDMLLHHETCKIDRTWYFRRLILGRKLPTNFKERDYISYQRPSSNNTTNNINNTTFVDKNFSEIIISSIS; the protein is encoded by the exons atgagaaatatacaaataagatatataacaatttggagaataaataaacctaaagataaatatgatagaataataaatgaaaaattatatccaagaaatgaaaataatataacaaaattatggaatggaataaaaaagaatatattaatagattct aaaaatCCAGATGAAGAAACGGAAAAATATTTCCAATTCTCTgtacaaaaattaatggaatCTCCAGGAAGATTCACTTTCCGTAAATTctacaattatttacaa GAATTATGTATggaattgaaattaattggTAAAAATACACTTCCTGAAGAACAAATTACTGGAAcatttttacaattaaaaaatcaat ataatatGATGTCATATTTAACTGATGAAGAATTTGAATCGGATAATCATAAAATATTCACATTtgaaactaaaaaattaatttccaattcattaaat GTAGATATTAAAGATGTTGATGATATGTTATTACATCATGAAACTTGTAAAATTGATAGGACATGGTATTTTAgaagattaattttaggaCGTAAATTAccaacaaattttaaagaacGTGATTACATATCATATCAACGTCCATCAAGTAATAATacaactaataatattaataatacaacatttgttgataaaaattttagtgAGATTATCATATCAAGTATATCCTGA